TTTCGTAGGGTCTATGGCATTGGTTGTCGAAGCGGTGTCAATAGCATTGGTTTTCGTAGGGTCTATGGCATTGGTTGTCGAAGTGGTGTCATTAGCATTGGCATTGGTTTTCGAATTGGGGTCATCAGTGGAATTGGTTGTCGAAGAGTCTGTGGCATTGGTTGTCGAATTACGGTCATCAGTGGAATTGGTTGTCGTAGAGTCTGTGGCATTGGTTGTCGAAGCAGCAGAGGTGGTTGTGATGAAGGGTGAACTGGTCGTCTCTGTGGTAGTATGGGTAACGATGGAGGATGAGCTACTTGTTGCAGTAGTCTTGGTGTTGGTGTGCTCCCCTGCTTTGTCTGGAGAACACACCTGAACTTCCCAAGTTTCGTCATCAGACTCCTCCTCCGAGTCGGCTGACCTTGGCATGGACATCTTGATTTCTGCAGGCTGATACTTTTGGTGATGAGGGTTGACATCTACAGTCAGTCCTCGTCCATCCAAAATATCACGACGATGCGATGTCTTCTGTGGACCATCACCATCCAGTGGTTCCAATACATAGACATTGCCATGGAGGTTTGGTTTGGCAATGACCTTGTGAGGATTACCATCCCAAGCATCTTGAATCTTATTCCTGCCAAGGACTCTGTTCTTGAGAAAAACTCTGGTGCCAATGGGCAGATCTGTGTCCTCAGCCTTCTGATTCATACGCTCCCTTCGTCTCAGTGCCTCCTTTTCGGTTATATCTCTGGCTATGTCGAAGGCGATCTTCAGGCGTCTATGGTGCTCTGATGTCCAGTCTTCTGTGATGTCATCAGATTCTTCAACACACAGGAGATGATCAATCGGAAGAACAGGATCTCTTCCGAAGAACAGATAGTATGGGGCATACCCAGTTGATGAGTGTGGTGTACAGTTATAGGCGTACACCAACTCTGGTAGGTGTTCTGGCCATCTCCTCTTCTGCTCTGGGGGTAAGGTGCGCAGACGATCATGCATCGTTCTGTTGAATCGCTCACACTGGGCATTACCTTCTGGGTGGTAGGGGGTGGTCCTGCTCTTCTGAATGCCATAGATGCCACACAACTCCTTGATAAGCTGACTTTCAAAATTACGGCCTTGGTCACTGTGAATCCGCTTTGGTACACCATAACGTACAAACCAATGATTGACAAGAGCTTTGGCTACAGTAGTCGCCTTTTGGTCTTTTGTTGGGATGGCCTGTGTAAATTTGGTAAATACATCAGTCATCACCAACACGTTCTCTACATTATTGGTAACTGGCTCTAGGACGGTGAAGTCGATGGCTACTACTTCTAGAGGCCTTTTGGCTGTAAAAGAGCCCGTGGTTGGGTGCAACTTCTTTCCAGCCTTTGCCAGTAGACATCTCTGACAAGTGTTGCAATAGGTGGCaatatcttgcaccatgtttggCCAGTAGCAACGCTGGAAAGTAAGAGCTGTGGTCTTCTCCGTACTTTGGTGACCAACCTCATCATGCAGGGACTTTAATACTCTATCTTTTAAGACCTCGGGAAGTAGAAGCTGTTTTACTGATCTTCCAGCCAATGTGATGTTACGATATAGCACCTCATCTTCACATGAAAGTTTAGGCCACTGACGAAGAAGCTTTCTTACTTCCTTCGTTTCTTTTCTCATCTGCCTAGTAGTTGGTTTCCCCTGTTTCCAATGATACATCATCCTTCCAATTATGGGGTCTGACTTCTGCAGGCTTGCACGGTCTGATATTTGGAGAGATGGAATGGTGGTTATGGCTTCTGTTTTAGTTTCAAAGTCAGTATTTGCAGGACAGTTCTGAATTTCTTCCAACCTGAAGACTTCTTCTATCCTGGAGCGAAGTGTCTCCGGCACCACAGTAGTAATTCCACCAAACTTCACTTCCTGTTCTCCTGTGATGGTGGAGTGCTCTTCTAGCCGATGGACTTCTGCTCCATGATCTGTCTTCCTACTCAGAGCATCCGCATTACCGTTATTCTTGCCAGGCttgtattttattgtaaaattgaaCTGAGCAAGTTCTGCCTGCCATTTCATCTCTGTTGCTCCGAGTTTTGCAGTAGTTTGGAGATAACTAAGTGGGTTGTTATCGGTGAACACTACAAACTCTGACCCGATGAGATAGTCCCGAAATTTCTGTGTCACTGCCCAACGAAGTGCGCATAATTCTAGCTTCATGCTGCTGTAATTCTCCATGTTCTTCTCATTTGGTCGTAACCCTCTGCTACCATAGGCTATGACGACTTGCTTGCCATCTTCTTGCTTCTGAGAGAGAACTGCACCAAGCCCGTAGAAGCTAGCATCAGTTTCAAGAACAAATGGTCGCTTGAAGTTCGGGTACCCAAGAACTGGAGCAATGGTGAGTCTTCGTTTGAGTTCATGTACCGCCTTAGTGCAATCTTCATTCCAGGCTTCTGATACTGGAGGTTTTGCCTCAAGGTTGGAGTGGGAGTGcttattcttctttttctttgaagGTCCACCAAGCAAAGAGTGTAATGGTGCAGCTATTTTTGCATATCCTGGAACAAATCTTCGGTAATATCCACACAGACCTAAAAATCCACGAAGTTCTGTCTCAGTAGTTGGAATCTTCCATTCTTCAACTGCACGGATCTTCTCCGGATCTGGTAAGATGCCACCTCCTGATACTAGATGTCCCAAGAACCGCAACTGTTTCTGAAAGAGGTTGCATTTCTCTGGCTTCACCTTCAGGTTGAATTCTCCGAGCCTTGTCAATACCATATCCAGCCTTTCCAGAGTCTCTTTGAAAGTTGACCCAAAAACGAGTATATCATCCAGATAGATGAGGACTCTCTGGAAGTTCTGGTCTCCAAATGCAAGGTCCATCACTCTCATGAAGGTCGCTGGAGCATTGCACAAGCCAAATGGCATTCTGATGAACTCGTACAATCCTCCAGTCCCTGCCCTGAATGCGGTCTTCTCCCTGTCTTCAGGTGCTACCGGTATTTGGTGAAAACCATGCGCTAAGTCCAGACTGCAGAAGTACTGAGCACCATTAAGTGCATCCAATGCTTCTTCGATTCGGGGCAAAGGATAAGCGTCCTGGAAACTTTTCTTGTTGATAGCTCTGTAATCAACATAGAGTCGAAGCTTTCCATCACGTTTGCGCACCAGCACAACTGCAGAGGCATAAGGACTTGATGAAGGCTGGATGATGCCCTGTTGAATTGACTTCTGAAGGTATTCTCGCACTTCATCCCATTGATGTGGTGGAATTCTTCGGTGGGGAACTCTCACAGGATAGTCATCAGTAAGGGTGATCTTGTGCTGGATCTTAGTACAGTAACCAATATCAAAGTCGTCCTGACTGAAGCGATCATAATGCTTCTCCAGTAGATCTTCCAGATCCT
This DNA window, taken from Amphiura filiformis chromosome 16, Afil_fr2py, whole genome shotgun sequence, encodes the following:
- the LOC140172409 gene encoding uncharacterized protein, which encodes MVQDIATYCNTCQRCLLAKAGKKLHPTTGSFTAKRPLEVVAIDFTVLEPVTNNVENVLVMTDVFTKFTQAIPTKDQKATTVAKALVNHWFVRYGVPKRIHSDQGRNFESQLIKELCGIYGIQKSRTTPYHPEGNAQCERFNRTMHDRLRTLPPEQKRRWPEHLPELVYAYNCTPHSSTGYAPYYLFFGRDPVLPIDHLLCVEESDDITEDWTSEHHRRLKIAFDIARDITEKEALRRRERMNQKAEDTDLPIGTRVFLKNRVLGRNKIQDAWDGNPHKVIAKPNLHGNVYVLEPLDGDGPQKTSHRRDILDGRGLTVDVNPHHQKYQPAEIKMSMPRSADSEEESDDETWEVQVCSPDKAGEHTNTKTTATSSSSSIVTHTTTETTSSPFITTTSAASTTNATDSTTTNSTDDRNSTTNATDSSTTNSTDDPNSKTNANANDTTSTTNAIDPTKTNAIDTASTTNAIDPTKTNAIDTASTTNAIDPTKTNANYTTSTTNSTDEPTSTTNSTDEPTSTTNSTDDPSTKTHAGPEPPSNTNSCDDSLTQSDSSDDSTPTPETSSSTSPEPIPPPRRSRRIQGREPIAEEVLANVSRSNLLLMQMLSQQQSL